agcgactatcccaacgtttaagaaacgtttagacgggtacgtggataggacaagtttcgagcggtgtgggccaaatgcaagcgtgggactagtgtagatggggcatgttggtcatcatgggcaagttgggccgaagggcctgtttccatgctgtcacaCTCTATGGCTGTGGTTGGAATGCCTGTGTGCTTATGGCTGTGTTCTGGCGACAGGTTCTACAGGAGGGTCAGGATGACGCTGAGAGGCAGCTCTTCATTGAAGCCTTCATGTCCACTGGTCGTGTGGACAACGTCACCATGGTGATGGGCTTGCACCCACGCTACCTGGAGAGCTTCTGGAAGACTCAGTACTACCTGCTGCAGATGGACGGCCCGCTGCCCTATCACTACCGGCATTACATCGCTTTAATGGTGAGCAGCACACCGTGCACACGGGAACAGAGAGAGATACAGGTCCTCCTCAGCTACCGACAGCAACAGAGAGAGATACAGGTCCTCCTCAGCTACCGACAGCAACCGAGAGAGATACAGGTGTTCCTCAGCTACCGACagcaacagagagagagatacaggtcCTCCTCAGCTTCTGGCAGGAACAGAGAGGAAGATACAGGCCCCCCTCAGCTACCAACAGCAACAGAGAGAGATACAGGCCCCCCTAAAGCTACCGACGGCAgagcaggactgagatgaggaaaaactttttcacccagagagttgtgtatctgtggaattctctgccacagaaggcaatggaggccaattcgcgggaagttttcaagagagttagatttagctcttggggctaacggaatcaagggatatgggaaggcaggaacggggtactgattctggatgatcagccatgatcatattgaatggcggtgctggctcgaagggccgaatgggctactcctacacctattgtctatgtcattATGTACAGACTACGGGaatagtgaaattcttacttagttcatgttcataagttcaaaggagcagaattaggccattcggcccatcgagtctactccgccattcaatcgtggctgatcttacagcagcacaacaggctgaaaaatcaaatactcacagataatatataataattcggcacggtacggtagcgcagcggtagagttgctgctttacagcgaatgcagcgccggagactcaggttcgatcctgactacgggcgctgtctgtacggagtttgtacgttctccccgtgacctgcgtgggttttctccgagatcttcggtttcctcccacactccaaagacgtacaggtatgtaggttaattggctgggtaaaatgtaaaaattgtccctagtgggtgtaggatagtgttaatgtacggggatcgctgggcggcacggacttggagggccgaaaaggcctgtttccggctgtatatatatgataataaacaaagaaaaaaaacaataaactaatcccaggggtgtgtgggtttgcaggttaattgacctctgtgcaTTGCCGTTAATGTGGAGGAGTGGCTGTAATAGTGGGAtggagggccgagtggcctctctctgcacgtattgtctatgtttctccaTCTGGTTACAGGCTGCTGCCCGGCACCAGTGCTCGTACCTCGTTGGCCTTCACATCAGCGAGTTCCTGCAGGTGGGGGGCAGCCCCGAGTGGCTGAACGGGTTAAACGCCGTCCCCCAGAAACTGAAGAACCTCGGCGAAATCAACAAAATCCTGGCTCACCGGCCCTGGCTGATCACCAAGGACCACATCGAGGCAAGTGTCTGCCGAGCTGTGCACAGCAGCCTCGTTAGTTTAGAGATGGGATaggatacagatgctccccggcttaccaTGCTTCCACTTACGATGTTTGGACGTTGTGAttgtgcaaacggcagtgacccgtagcgagcctCCACTCGCTTACGGCCACGTGATCGAGTGTATTAAATGCGTTTGGACgtgcgatattttcggtttccaatgggtttctcggaacgtagccCCATCGTAGGTTGAGGAGCGCCCgtacgttattgtcacatatgacacgtcacagtgaaattctttgcttgcgtacccaaggaATGCAAATAGTCGCtacgtaaagggcgctgacaaagctaCAAGGCACCCCCTTGCCGGGTGCTCCATTGTCCActgttctctccccctccctcaccacgcTCCCCGTGAGGGAGGTGGAAGAGGTGTGGgaataaactgcaggtgctggtttacactgcattccttccccttccttctccccagagatgctgcctgccccgctgagttaccccagcattttgtgtctatctgaagtttatagatgcagcggggaaacaggcccttcggcccactgcgactGTGCCGTCCGGCGATTAGCCCGTACAcacgagcactgtcctacacccactagggacaattttacaacttaccgaagccagttaacctacaaaatgctggagtaactcagcaggtcaggcagcatctcgggagagaaggaatgggtgacgtttcgggtcgagacccttcttcagaagggtctcgacccaaaacgtcacccattctttctctaacgagatgctgcctgacctgctgagttactccagcattttgtgaataaatcgatttgtaccagcatctgcagttattttcttataccagttaacctacaaacttgtacgtctttattggagtgtgggaagaaaccagagcacccggagaaaacccacacggtcacagggagaatgtacaaactctgtacaggcagcacccgtagtcaggatcgaacctgggtctctggtgctcgaaGGTATGAATATCAAAGAACAGTTATTCAGTCTTGGGCTGAATGATcacaggaataagtgggttaacatatgttgagcgtttgtcggcactgggcctgtactcgctggagtttagaagaatgaggggagacttcattgaaactcaccaaatagtgaaaggcttggatagagtggatgtggggaagatgtttccactagtgggagagtctaggaccagaggtcacagcctcagaattaaaggacgttccttcaggaaggagatgaggaggaatttctttagtgagagggtggtgaatctatgggattcattgccacagaaggctgtggaggccaagtctgtggatatttttaaggcagggatagatagattcttgattagtgcggctgtcaggggttacagggagaaggcagggcggcacggtggcgcagcggtagagttgctgccttacagcgaatgcagcgccggagactcaggttcgatcctgactacgggcgctgtctgtacggagtttgtacgttctccccgtgacctgcgtgggttttctccaagatcttcggtgtcctcccacactccaaagacgtacaggtatgtaggttaattgactgggtaagtgtaaaaattgtccctagtgtgtgtaggatagtgttaatgtgcggggatcgctgggcggcgcagacccggtgggccgaagggcctgtttccgcgctgtacctctaaatctaaaaaaaaaaaatctaaagaatggggttaggagggagagatagatcagccatgattgaatggtggagtagacttgatggatcgaatgacctaattctgctcctctcacctaTGAAGTAATGAATTTGGAGGTTAGTAATTACCGTGTGTGGTTGCTAGTTTTGCTGTCATTATCCGATGGTTTTGAATTTGAAGGTGTGTACCTGTAGCTCTGGTCATGTGGGGACAGGCGTAGGTTGGCATGTATTGCTCTATCATTTAACAAACCAAACCTCTCGTCAGCATTAACTGAATGCAAGCAGTGTGTGTGTTCTCTTTACTAGATTaagatttagattagtttagtttattatcacgtatacCAAAGTACAGTGGTCACACGTGTGTGTAAGAGTTGTGTGTGCACGCGACTGGTCACACgcagtgtgttgcagaagctgctTAACACGGGCATGTGTACATCGCTGGTCATACGTGTTTGTGTTGGAATGATGCGTGTATGTCGCTCTGACACACGGTGTGTTGCAGGAGCTGCTGAGGGCGGGTGAGAGCAGCTggtcatgcgtgtgtgtgcgcggttGGTCATGCGTGTGTGTCGTGTGTTGCAGGAGCTGCTGAGGGCGGGTGAGAGCAGCTGGTCGCTGGCGGAGCTGATCCACGCGGTGGTGCTGCTCACACATTACCACTCGCTCGCCTCCTTCGTGCTGGGCTGTGGGGTGCGGCCTGACCTCGACCAGGACGGGGGCTTCAccttcagacccccctcccctcgaAACTGTGACTCCGACAGCTCCTGCAGCAGCGGCTCCGAGGACACTGGGAACGCCAGCACAGTAAGCTGCCCCCGACCCACTCGTACCCCAACGCCAACCCACTAGTACCCTAACCCCCACCCACTCGTACCCCAACGCTGCCCCCACCCACTCGTACCCCCACCCACTCGTACCCTAACgctgcccccacccacccactcgtaCCCTAACgctgcccccacccacccactcgtaCCCTAACCCCCACCCACTCGTACCCTAATGctgccccccacccactcatACCCTAACCTCCACCCACTCGTACCCTAATGCTGCCCCCCACCCACTCGTACCCTAACGCCAGCGCAGTAAGCTGACCCTGGTCCACTCGTACCTTAACGTCTCGTTTACacacaaagttggagtaactcagcgggacaggcagcttctctgcagagaagggaatgggtggcgtttcgggacaagagagagtcagatttagctctgtaGGGCGAACAGaaccaaaggatatggggagaaagtaggaacggggtactgattctggatgatcagccatgatcctattgaatggtggtgctggctcgaagggccgaatggcctactcctacacttattttctatgattctatgacccttcttcagacccacaccctctccctgaGAGGCACTGACACTGATCAGCAATcactgaggccaaacgcaaactggACAAACGGCAACTCGTATTTTACTTGGGGAGCTtacttacactccagcggtatgaatattgatttctctaacttcaagtaacccatggtGTCCAGTGTATCTttagctttccctctccctcggtCCCTCCCCTATCCTAGTTGTGGTACTagtttcatttgttttatatctctctacatcactgtctatatccctcgattccatttccccagactagtctgaagaagggtctcgacccgaaacatcacccattccttttcttcaaggataggtgacgttttacagagtgctggagtaaatcagcgggtcaggcagcatctgtggagaacatggataggtgacgtttcacagagtgctggagtaactcagcaggtcaggcagcatctgtggagaacatggataggtgacgtttcacagagtgctggagtaactcagcgggtcaggcagcttctgtggagaacatggataggtgacgtttcacagagtgctggagtaactcagcaggtcaggcagcatccctggagaacgtggatatgtgacattttgggtcgggatctttcatcagtctgaaaaagagttccgacttgaaacgtcgactatccacgttttccagggatgctgtggGTTTGGGTAAACTCTTGTCAACAGCTGCAGATTGTCCATTGCAGAACACATTAGGTGTAttactgaatagtgagcggcctggatagaggatgtggagaggatgtttccactagtgggagagtctaggaccagagggcacagcctcagaattaaaggacgttcttttaggaaggagatgaagaggaatttctttagtcagagggtggtgaatctgtggaattcattgccacagacggcagtggaggccaagtcagtggatatttttaaggcggaggtggatagattcttgtttagtgcgggtgtcaggggttatggggtgaaggcaggaaactggagttgagtgggaaagattgatcagatataattgaatggcggagtagatttgatgggccgaatggcctaattatgctcctatcacttatgaacattttGTAGCAAATTTACACCGGGTGCTTCATGTTTAATTATGAAGCTCGACGTTGCGTTTTCCAGGGAGTGGTTTGTTGTCACAATAAGGATCTGGTAATTTTAGTTTTGCCAGTTAATAACTAGGAGGCTTTTGCATTCATTGCATGGAAGGTTAGCAAGTTTCAGATTGTTGGCGCCAGAAACAGTAACTGTCGGCGCCAGAGACTTGTGAACTGTCTCGGTCGCAGTCGTAGTTTAGTGTATTCTTGTTTTTTGTTGcatcgtgctatccagtcagcggaaagactatacacgattacaatcgagccattcacagtgcacagatacatgacaagggaacaacgtttagtgcaaggtaaagcctgcaaagcccacataggagattggtgggcaaaattagagcacatggtattggaggtagggtactgacatggatagaaagttggttgacagacagaaagcaaagagtggggataaatgggtccctttcagaatggcaggcagtgactagtggggtaccgcaaggctcggtgttgggaccgcagctatttacaatatacatcaatgacttggatgaagggattaaaagtaccattagcaaatttgccgatgatacaaagctaggtggcagtgtgaactgtgaggaagatgctatgaggttgcagggtgacttggacaggttgtgtgagtgggcggatgcatggcatatgcagtttaatgtagataagtgtgaggttatccactttggtggtaagaataggaaggcagattattatctgaatggtgtcaagttaggaaaaggggacgtacaacgtgatctgggtgtcttagtgcatcagtcactgaaaggaagcatgcaggtatagcaggcagtgaagaaagccaatggaatgttgtctttcataacaagaggagttgagtataggagcaaagaggtccttctgcagttgtacagggcccgagtgagaccgcacctggagtactgtgcagttttggtctccaaatttgaggaaggatattcttgctattgagggcgtgcagcgtaggtttactaggttaattcccggaatggtgggactgtcatatgttgaaagactggagcgactaggtttgtatacactggaatttagaaggatgagaggggatcttatcgaaacgtataaaattattaaggggttggacacgttagaggcaggaaacatgttcccaatgttgggggagtccagaaccaggggccacagtttaagaataaggggtaggccatttagaacagagatgaggaaaaacttttttagtcagagagttgtgaatctgtggaattctctgcctcggagggcagtggaggccaattctctgaatacattcaagagagagctggatggagctcttaaggttagcggagtcatggggtatggggagaaggcaggaacggggtactgattgagaatgatcagccataatcacattgaatggcggtgctggctcgaagggccgaatggccttctcctgcacctattttctattgtctattgtcaaagtccgatcaaggatcaaGTCcgatccgagggtcaccaatggggtagatagcagttcagcactgctctctggttgtggtaggatggttcaagagttaagagtcaggagtggtttatTATCTTATGTCCCAGATAGAGTAATGAAACTCTTACGTGCATCAGCACAAccgaatgtgtaaacatagtacactgtaaacaagataatcaatgagaAAAGGAGTACTAACAtacatacaaaaaaaaagttcagtgtgtatatatatgtgtgtgtatatctatctatatactcacAAAAACATAtgtatattattatatatatatatatatatatagatatttatatatgtgtatataggagagaaggaatgggtgatgtttggggtcgagacccttcttaagacggtcgttgtctgaagaagggtctcaacccgaaacgtcacccattccttctctccagagatgctgcctgtcccgctgagttactccagcattttgtgtcccaccttcaatttaaaccggcatctgctgttttctttcccacatgtatatgtgtgtctatacacacacgcacacatacgtacacataataaacaaacaataatagtgtaataataacaataatggtcAATGTAGTTCAGAGTTGGCCGAGTGAAAAGAATTGTCCGTTTGTTTGCGACGGGCTGTTTTCCGCGCACTGTGGGCCCACGCCTCTGTTCTGCCCGTCTGCCCAGAGCAGGGAGGATCTGCGGGAGCTGGAGGCTCTGATGGAGAAGATGAAGCTGCTCCAGGAAGGCCGCCAGAGCGAAGAAGCAAGTCAGGAGGAGAAGGCGTCGCGGTTTGAGCATGAGAAGCGGGAAAGCTCGTTTGTCGCCCCCGCAGGTAAAACGTCACTTCAatattcactgaacacctccactcagtccgcctgggcccaGCTCCATCTCCCGcctgccaaacacttcaactccccctcccatccccaccctgaccccaccccaccttgaccccctcccctcctcaccctgaccccctccccaccctagttctctaacttcaagtagcccttgttttccttctctccatccctcccccaccctggttctccgactagtttcaccgtcctcctgattaattctactgattgtgtgcctcgttgtcaccttcccctcagccaacaatgaaccattctacatttccttggtcaTTGTTTGCTTCGATCTGTCCTTTtaacaccttacccttccgtatctctaatctccctctcccctgacactcagtctcgacccgaatcgtcacccattccttctctccagagatgctgcctgtctcactgagttactccaggattttgtctatcttcagtttaaaccagcatctgcagtccctacacatttagtctgaagatagtttgtttgtttgttggttaGTTTAGTAATTCTTTAgtactttcttgattagtacgggtgtcaggggttatggggagaaagcaggaaaatggggttgagagggagagatcgattaaccgtgattgaatggcagagtagactcgatgggtgggatggccaaattctgctcctttgacttgtgaacttatgaagtttagtttattgtcacttgtatcgaggttcagtgaaaagcttttgttacgtgctaaccagtctgggcaagagactctgtgcatctacccgatctgttcctctcatgattttgtacacctctaaaagatcacccctcatcctcctgcgctccaaggaatacagccctagcctgctcaacctctcgctacagctcagaccctcgagtcctggtaacatcctggtaaatcttctctggaccctttccgtcttggcaacatctttcctataacatggtcccCAGTGTGTCTTTAGCTTTCCCTCTGTAACTGACCGCTCTTTGCCTTTGCCCAGCAGATGATAACCAGTTGCTCTCATCGACCAATTTATCGTGCTTTGTCGAAGACGCGGACTTCGGTTACAAGGACTTCAGTCGGCGCGGGGAGCAGACACCACCCACGTTCCGGGCCCAGGTAACTCCACGTCCAGAGACTAACACCCACCCCCCACGTTCCGGGCCCAGGTAACTCCACGTCCAGAGACTAACACCCACCCCCCATCCCGTTCACAACACAGACtgggtgcaaagaggtccttctgtagttgtacagggccctagtgagaccgcacctgaagtactgtgtgcagttttggtctccaaatttgtggaaggacattcttgctattgagggcgtgcagcgtagttttactaggttaattcctggaatggcgggactgtcgtatgttgaaagactggagcgactaggcttgtacacactggaatttagaaggatgagaggagatcttatcaaaatgtataagattattaaggggttggacacgttagaggcaggaaacatgttcccaatgttgggggagtccagaaccaggggccacagtttaagaataagaggtaggccatttagaacggagatgaggaaaaactttttcagtcagagagagttgtgaatctgtggaattctctgcctcagaaggcagtggaggccaattctctgaatgcattcaagagagagctagatagagctcttaaggaactgcagatgctggtttaaatcgaaggtagacacaaaatgctagagtaactcagcgggacaggcagcatctctggagagaaggaatgggtgacgtttctggttgagaccgttcttcaaattgaagaagggtcttgacccgaaacgtcgcccgttccttctccagagatgcggcctgtcatgctgagttactccagcattttgtgtccatgtttggtttaaaccagcatctgcagttccattcccaCACATGCATTAACAGCCAGCTGATGTGGGGAACTGGAGTTGTGTGTTGAGGTTAGACCAGAGAAcagtgcagcgcagaaacaggtccttcagcccacaatgtccgtgcccaacatgGAGCCAAGTTCAACTGgtttatgagtttagtttattgtcacgtgtgccgaggtacagtgaaaagctttttgtcgtgttctatccagtcagcggaaagacaatacgtgattacaatcgagtctctggcgctgagaggcaacaactccactgctgcaccactgtgctgctcccttTATATTCCACAGTATTCCACGTTCTAagctgcagctcgttccatgtgccTCAACCAGCTGAGTGGAACTTGCACCAGTGCAAGAGTCCAGGATCAggggtcacagcctcaggattagacattcctttaggaaggagatgatttttttttagtcaaagggtggtgaatctgtggaattcattgccacagaagactggaggccaagtcaatggatatttttaaggcagagatagatagattcttgattagtgcgggtgtcaggggttatggggagtaggcaggagaatggggttaggagggagagatagatcagccatgattgaatggcagagtagacttgatgggccgaatggcccaattctgctcctttcacttatgaacataacATGCTGTGcctctttgggcggcacggtggcacagtggtaaagttgctgccttacagcgattgcagtgccagggacccgggttcgatcccgactacgggtgctgtctgtacggagtttgcacgttctccccgtgacttgcatgggttttctccgagatcttccgtttcctcccaccctccaaaggcgtacaggtgtgtaggttaattggtttggtatatgtaaaaaattgtccctagtgggtgtgtgtaggatagtgttagtgtgcggagatcgctggtcgccgcggacccggtgggccgaaagggtctgtttccacgctgtatctctaaactaaactaaactctgtgttCAGGACTACACCTGGGAGGACCATGGCTACTCGTTGATCAACCGGCTGTACCCGGAGGTTGGCCAACTGTTGGATGAGAAGTTCCAGGTGGTGTACAACTTGACCTACAACACCATGGCCATGCACTGTGACGTGGACACCTCCATGTTGAGGAGGGCCATTTGGAACTACATCCACTGTGTGTTTGGCATCAGGTATGTCActcgtttatagacaataggtgcaggaggaggccattcggcccttcgagccagcaccgccattcaatgtgatcatggctgatcattctcaatatgtaccccgttcctgccttctccccataccccctgactccgctatccttaagagttctatccagctctctcttgaatgcattcagagaattggcctccactgccttctgaggcagagaattccacagattcacaactctgactgaaaaagtttttcctcatctcagttctaaatggcctaccccttattcttaaactgtggcccctggttctggactcccccaaca
The Rhinoraja longicauda isolate Sanriku21f chromosome 27, sRhiLon1.1, whole genome shotgun sequence DNA segment above includes these coding regions:
- the sesn2 gene encoding sestrin-2 isoform X1; this encodes MEQEEGQGCGGAALVPQVPAAYELRKCAEQLQSRQRELRAAAMDGAARAVRGCLAQEGAQAELQPLLLLLLRLSRSCPFADIRDRSASILRAVQDQKVKIPHPIGQGPSSFIPVKEVLQEGQDDAERQLFIEAFMSTGRVDNVTMVMGLHPRYLESFWKTQYYLLQMDGPLPYHYRHYIALMAAARHQCSYLVGLHISEFLQVGGSPEWLNGLNAVPQKLKNLGEINKILAHRPWLITKDHIEELLRAGESSWSLAELIHAVVLLTHYHSLASFVLGCGVRPDLDQDGGFTFRPPSPRNCDSDSSCSSGSEDTGNASTSREDLRELEALMEKMKLLQEGRQSEEASQEEKASRFEHEKRESSFVAPADDNQLLSSTNLSCFVEDADFGYKDFSRRGEQTPPTFRAQDYTWEDHGYSLINRLYPEVGQLLDEKFQVVYNLTYNTMAMHCDVDTSMLRRAIWNYIHCVFGIRYDDYDYGEVNQLLERSLKIYIKTVACYPEKTTKRMYVCFWRHFRHSEKVHVNLLLLEARMQAALLYALRAITRYMT
- the sesn2 gene encoding sestrin-2 isoform X2 gives rise to the protein MRVSVRPRSVAGEPALSDYLTCDSCKRVRRPQDQKVKIPHPIGQGPSSFIPVKEVLQEGQDDAERQLFIEAFMSTGRVDNVTMVMGLHPRYLESFWKTQYYLLQMDGPLPYHYRHYIALMAAARHQCSYLVGLHISEFLQVGGSPEWLNGLNAVPQKLKNLGEINKILAHRPWLITKDHIEELLRAGESSWSLAELIHAVVLLTHYHSLASFVLGCGVRPDLDQDGGFTFRPPSPRNCDSDSSCSSGSEDTGNASTSREDLRELEALMEKMKLLQEGRQSEEASQEEKASRFEHEKRESSFVAPADDNQLLSSTNLSCFVEDADFGYKDFSRRGEQTPPTFRAQDYTWEDHGYSLINRLYPEVGQLLDEKFQVVYNLTYNTMAMHCDVDTSMLRRAIWNYIHCVFGIRYDDYDYGEVNQLLERSLKIYIKTVACYPEKTTKRMYVCFWRHFRHSEKVHVNLLLLEARMQAALLYALRAITRYMT